From one Anopheles bellator chromosome 1, idAnoBellAS_SP24_06.2, whole genome shotgun sequence genomic stretch:
- the LOC131205997 gene encoding probable cGMP 3',5'-cyclic phosphodiesterase subunit delta, giving the protein MGTDDLTKAEKILNGFQINWMILRDADTGKIIWQENKDFSCPDVEHEAKVPVKVLSLRAVSREINFSTVEAMENFRLDQKVLFKGRIMEEWFFEMGWVSPNTTNTWQSTIEAAPESQMMPAKVLNGNVTIETSFYDGETLISKSVVRLYYI; this is encoded by the exons ATGGGGACGGACGATCTAACCAAAGCGGAGAAGATACTGAACGGGTTCCAAAT CAACTGGATGATATTGCGTGACGCGGACACAGGTAAAATCATCTGGCAGGAGAACAAGGACTTTTCCTGCCCCGATGTGGAGCACGAGGCGAAGGTGCCGGTGAAAGTGCTGAGTTTGCGAGCGGTTTCGcgtgaaatcaatttcagcACCGTGgaagcgatggaaaactttcggcTCGATCAAAAG GTACTGTTCAAGGGGCGCATCATGGAGGAATGGTTTTTCGAGATGGGATGGGTGAGCCCGAACACGACCAACACCTGGCAGTCGACAATCGAAGCGGCCCCCGAGTCACAGATGATGCCGGCGAAGGTGCTGAACGGAAATGTGACCATCGAGACCAGCTTTTACGACGGCGAGACGCTGATCAGCAAGTCGGTCGTGCGGTTATACTACATCTAA
- the LOC131205988 gene encoding uncharacterized protein LOC131205988, which produces MTLPEALLKRLAKRGLIAGGGKAGTENQQQTAADDDNGEPPLGTEQDSDGQHSEERSDNDDGDSDSDSEDRRDLETNNEEVIAEDYDEYDQPNPDAFEYASKKKANSTTSQGADWSEKIKQKMTKRYGYQSVDGCQNKYNIYHLCTMYCVKRYGEVEFEIDKDYDKRVKRLLERFPLPKNWRKEYDIGCKAFYFYNKDTRIVSWLPPTHPDAKLSKSAKVLRRERIEEEKQKEAARAAVPPTVVVETYPPTPAAIGASKPLIGPTVAGNAVAPPSSAVPTGSLGPLAENLKPPVVNPPKRPAKRDDEKPKGEQAAERESDRDREYRDHRTRDRRDRDRRDRDRSPMRGEDRGRGGNERQRDRDHRGDHHRGGRGGRLPKGQAPLDPMDPAAYSDIPRGNWSAGLDTASGAAKKEKEDRKKQPAPPPTADDDEGAHEVLKVSAVNEFQQEHDDDDEGEDDGDLDD; this is translated from the exons ATGACGCTGCCGGAAGCGTTGCTTAAGCGATTGGCCAAACGTGGCCTGATCGCGGGCGGCGGCAAAGCGGGCACCGAGAACCAACAGCAAACTGCGGCCGACGATGATAATGGAGAACCGCCGCTGGGCACAGAACAGGATTCGGATGGCCAACACTCCGAGGAGCGATCGGataacgacgacggtgactcggactcggactcggaggaTCGGCGCGACCTAGAGACCAACAATGAGGAAGTCATTGCCGAGGATTACGATGAGTACGATCAACCCAACCCGGACGCGTTCGAGTACGCGAGCAAGAAGAAAgccaacagcaccaccagccagggGGCCGATTGGTCggaaaagataaaacaaaagatGACCAAACGTTACGGCTACCAGTCGGTGGACGGGTGCCAGAACAAGTACAACATTTACCACCTGTGCACCATGTACTGCGTGAAGCGGTACGGTGAGGTGGAGTTCGAGATCGACAAGGACTACGACAAGCGCGTCAAGCGGCTGCTGGAACGCTTTCCGCTTCCGAAGAACTGGCGCAAAGAATACGACATCGGGTGCAAGGCGTTCTACTTCTACAACAAGGACACACGCATCGTCTCGTGGTTACCGCCAACGCATCCGGATGCCAAGCTGTCGAAAAGCGCCAAAGTGTTGCGCCGCGAGCGTATCGAGGAGGAGAAACAGAAGGAGGCCGCACGGGCCGCAGTGCCACCGACCGTCGTGGTGGAAACGTACCCTCCAACGCCGGCCGCCATCGGTGCCTCTAAACCATTGATTGGTCCAACGGTAGCCGGCAATGCGGTAGCCCCTCCCTCGTCAGCAGTGCCCACTGGCAGTTTGGGGCCGCTGGCCGAAAACCTGAAACCACCCGTCGTTAACCCGCCCAAACGTCCTGCGAAGCGGGACGACGAGAAACCGAAGGGCGAGCAGGCGGCCGAACGCGAAtcagatcgcgatcgtgaatATCGAGACCACCGGACCCGGGATCGACGTGATCGGGATCGGCGCGACCGTGACCGCAGCCCGATGCGGGGCGAAGA CCGTGGACGTGGTGGCAACGAGAGGCAACGTGATCGAGACCACCGCGGCGACCATCACCGTGGTGGTCGTGGAGGACGACTACCGAAGGGTCAGGCTCCACTCGATCCGATGGATCCGGCCGCGTATTCGGACATTCCGCGCGGAAACTGGTCCGCCGGACTGGATacggcttccggtgcagcgaagaaggagaaggaggacCGAAAGAAGCAACccgcaccaccgccgaccgccgatgacgatgagggtGCCCACGAAGTGCTGAAGGTTTCGGCTGTGAACGAATTCCAGCAGGagcacgatgacgacgacgagggcgaggacgacggtgaTCTTGACGATTGA